One segment of Dolichospermum sp. DET69 DNA contains the following:
- a CDS encoding type II toxin-antitoxin system RelE/ParE family toxin: MIQSFRCKHTRSLFEGGDPSHFRAFKDSAIRKLTQLDAAQTLEFLRSPPGNQLEALKGDRKGQYSIRINSQFRLCFIWTNNAPTDVEIVDYHS, translated from the coding sequence ATGATTCAATCTTTCCGATGTAAACATACGCGATCGCTGTTTGAAGGGGGTGATCCATCCCATTTTCGTGCTTTTAAAGATAGTGCAATTCGGAAGTTGACTCAATTGGATGCGGCTCAAACCTTAGAATTCCTGCGTTCTCCACCAGGCAACCAACTTGAAGCATTAAAAGGCGACAGAAAAGGACAATATAGTATTCGGATTAATTCCCAGTTTCGATTATGTTTTATCTGGACAAATAATGCTCCTACTGATGTTGAAATTGTTGATTATCACTCATAA
- a CDS encoding AAA family ATPase — protein sequence MKEELNILIQAQYPLIYLVTSEEERAEQAIFKVSQELKPPRRVFIWTVTHGIVEYGQPRNTTQHNTVSPEAAIDWIIRQKEPSIFILKDLHPFIDAPATTRSLRDAIASFKGTQKNIILMSPMQQVPIELEKEVVVLDFQLPDMAELNKVLTAHQEQNRGRRLTTEAREKLLRAALGLTKDEAEKVYRKAQVTTGRLTEDEVDIVLSEKKQLIRRNGILEYIEEDETIDAVGGLEELKTWLTQRSNAFTERAREYGLPQPKGMLILGVPGCGKSLIAKTTSRLWGLPILRLDMGRVYDGSMVGRSEANLRNALKTAESISPTILFIDELDKSFAGSGGSGDSDGGTSNRIFGSFLTWMQEKKSPVFVMATANRVERLPGEFLRKGRFDEIFFVDLPTPEERQDIFGIHLTKRREDIARFDLQQLAKMSDGFSGAEIEQAIVAAMYEAFAQDREFTQLDIIAALKSTLPLSRTMQEQVTALRDWARQRARPAASSVAEYQRMEF from the coding sequence ATGAAAGAAGAGCTCAATATTTTAATTCAAGCTCAATACCCTCTAATCTACCTTGTGACCTCCGAGGAAGAGCGGGCAGAGCAGGCAATTTTTAAAGTCTCCCAAGAGTTAAAACCCCCAAGACGAGTATTTATTTGGACAGTAACTCACGGTATCGTCGAGTACGGTCAACCCCGGAATACTACTCAACACAATACTGTTTCTCCCGAAGCAGCGATTGATTGGATTATTCGGCAAAAAGAACCCAGTATATTTATTCTTAAAGATTTACATCCCTTTATTGATGCGCCAGCAACAACTAGATCGCTCCGGGACGCGATCGCTAGTTTTAAAGGAACGCAAAAGAACATTATCTTAATGTCTCCCATGCAGCAAGTTCCGATTGAACTAGAAAAAGAAGTTGTTGTTTTAGATTTTCAATTGCCTGATATGGCTGAGTTAAATAAGGTTTTAACTGCCCATCAAGAGCAAAATCGTGGACGACGGCTAACAACCGAGGCGCGAGAAAAGCTTCTCAGAGCCGCTTTAGGTCTAACTAAAGATGAAGCTGAGAAAGTCTACCGGAAAGCACAGGTAACAACTGGGCGATTGACGGAAGATGAAGTTGATATCGTTTTATCCGAGAAAAAACAACTCATCCGTCGCAACGGTATCTTGGAGTACATCGAAGAAGATGAAACCATTGATGCTGTTGGGGGCTTGGAAGAATTAAAAACCTGGCTTACCCAACGCTCTAACGCCTTTACAGAAAGAGCGAGAGAGTATGGGTTGCCCCAACCAAAGGGAATGTTGATTCTTGGTGTTCCCGGTTGTGGTAAGTCACTCATTGCCAAAACTACCTCCCGTTTGTGGGGTTTACCAATCTTGCGGTTAGACATGGGGCGGGTATACGACGGCTCAATGGTGGGTCGGAGCGAAGCTAACCTGCGGAACGCCCTAAAAACAGCAGAATCAATTTCCCCAACGATTCTGTTTATCGACGAGTTGGATAAATCCTTTGCGGGTAGCGGTGGTTCAGGCGATTCTGATGGGGGGACATCAAACAGAATTTTCGGCTCTTTCCTGACTTGGATGCAAGAAAAGAAATCTCCAGTGTTTGTAATGGCAACTGCTAACCGCGTAGAACGCCTACCTGGAGAGTTTTTGAGGAAAGGGCGCTTTGATGAAATTTTCTTTGTGGATCTGCCCACACCTGAAGAACGTCAGGATATCTTTGGTATTCACCTGACTAAACGCCGGGAAGATATTGCTAGATTTGATCTACAACAACTAGCAAAAATGTCAGATGGCTTTTCAGGGGCAGAAATTGAACAAGCGATAGTGGCAGCTATGTATGAAGCCTTTGCCCAAGATCGGGAGTTCACCCAATTAGATATTATTGCTGCATTGAAGTCTACTTTGCCGCTGTCACGAACGATGCAAGAACAGGTCACAGCCTTACGAGACTGGGCCAGACAGCGTGCTAGACCCGCAGCCTCCTCTGTTGCTGAATATCAGCGCATGGAGTTTTAA
- the mreD gene encoding rod shape-determining protein MreD has protein sequence MKIPGFPGNRAKKAASSARKSFFLIPPLALWHPWWHQFMDSAVTFLTVMLCLLMLPTRFPGMELLGIGPNWLLIWVVAWSVNRSVFSAMLSGIILGLLQDAMTSPDPTHALGLGIVGMLTALIQKQRFIQEDFISIALIVFGMAVVADTIFAVQLSLTGNRHAASIWTYYQRATLASAILSSLWAPVVYYPLNRWWQQMKLIRNS, from the coding sequence ATGAAGATACCTGGATTTCCTGGGAACAGAGCTAAAAAAGCAGCTTCCTCTGCCCGAAAATCCTTTTTTTTAATTCCGCCATTAGCTCTTTGGCATCCTTGGTGGCATCAATTTATGGATTCTGCGGTAACATTTTTAACTGTAATGCTATGTTTACTAATGTTGCCAACTCGGTTTCCCGGAATGGAATTATTAGGCATAGGCCCTAACTGGCTACTCATTTGGGTAGTGGCTTGGAGTGTCAATCGCTCCGTATTTTCTGCTATGCTATCGGGAATAATTTTAGGGCTATTGCAAGACGCAATGACATCACCAGATCCAACTCATGCCTTGGGTTTGGGAATAGTCGGAATGTTAACTGCTCTGATTCAAAAGCAGCGGTTTATTCAAGAAGACTTTATTTCTATTGCTTTAATTGTATTTGGCATGGCTGTGGTCGCAGATACTATTTTTGCTGTGCAGTTATCTTTAACAGGAAATCGTCATGCAGCCAGTATTTGGACATATTACCAGCGTGCTACCTTAGCCTCGGCAATTCTGAGTAGTTTATGGGCGCCTGTGGTTTATTATCCTCTTAATCGCTGGTGGCAGCAGATGAAATTAATTCGTAATTCGTGA
- a CDS encoding DNA phosphorothioation-associated putative methyltransferase: MVQPDNIKNTVEENLSTFHSLDLSNIIQYCQNNSVGKMLPDAFYIHILALHTLDPWLQEYESHARTCTKRSQTSALPKVQSATLVKFSTNKPKISYLFYPNFDTDAHPTLQVSIQVDLETLEVGYRDYSNSENPPILHRKETFVTPEYPLYAEFAALTRAQVALGLLNHPQGIGTKLGWEQRLQVYGVEIQGHRLIKRENSPIPTNIVPKIERHKAAIIRPDLSRPVRLALESSLFSPEATFFDYGCGHGGDVNRMADQGYISCGWDPYYAPDTPRIAADIVNIGFVINVIEHQSERREALIQAWELTQKVLLVAAQVLISDIKRGVIAYGDGIITNRNTFQKYYEQEELKVYIDQVLGVDAIPVALGVYFVFRDEAEAELFRASRFRSRATTPRIRLCVQRFEEYQELLTPLMNFLTERGRMPIKGELPQEAEIAAEFGSLRRAFNVIIQATDSEEWQAIADKRRQDLMVYLALCNFSRRPRLGQLAPAVQEDILGLYSSYKQACIDADLMLKSLGNTELIIKRCLESKVGKKLANSLWVHISALQAVDPLLRLYEGCASRTIGRLEEANVIKFHLKTAKISYLFYPDFDINPHPILSKVMTIDLRDLHVTYQDYDLEDDPPILHQIEALVTADYPQYEKFVKLSYQEEDRGLLDNWKSISRLSGWKKCLKENYTVINGYKLGWCKDVDAYKLKLLKAAAKTRQGNRLKLLKSKEGEVLEE; the protein is encoded by the coding sequence ATGGTTCAACCTGATAACATAAAAAATACAGTTGAGGAAAATCTCTCAACATTTCATTCTCTTGATTTGAGTAACATCATTCAATATTGCCAAAACAATTCTGTTGGCAAAATGTTACCTGATGCTTTTTACATTCATATTTTAGCATTACATACTCTTGATCCTTGGCTTCAGGAATATGAAAGCCACGCCCGGACTTGTACTAAGCGAAGTCAAACTAGTGCTTTACCTAAAGTTCAATCGGCAACCTTAGTTAAATTTAGCACTAATAAACCAAAAATTTCTTATCTATTTTATCCTAATTTTGATACTGATGCCCATCCGACTTTACAAGTTAGTATTCAGGTTGATTTAGAAACTCTAGAAGTTGGTTATCGGGATTACAGCAACTCGGAAAATCCCCCCATTCTTCACCGTAAAGAAACCTTTGTGACTCCAGAATATCCCCTCTATGCAGAATTTGCGGCTTTAACTCGCGCTCAAGTTGCTTTAGGTTTACTTAATCATCCTCAAGGGATTGGGACTAAGTTAGGCTGGGAACAACGGTTACAAGTTTATGGTGTGGAAATTCAAGGACACCGCTTAATCAAACGGGAAAATAGTCCGATACCTACAAATATAGTTCCCAAAATAGAGCGTCACAAAGCTGCTATTATTCGTCCTGATTTATCCCGTCCTGTGCGGTTAGCATTGGAATCAAGCTTATTTAGTCCAGAAGCCACCTTTTTTGATTATGGTTGTGGACATGGTGGAGATGTTAACCGCATGGCTGACCAGGGTTATATAAGTTGTGGTTGGGACCCTTATTATGCGCCAGATACGCCTCGGATAGCTGCGGATATTGTGAATATTGGTTTTGTGATCAATGTGATTGAACATCAGAGCGAGCGCCGGGAAGCTTTGATACAAGCCTGGGAACTGACGCAAAAGGTGCTGTTAGTAGCCGCTCAAGTGTTGATATCTGATATTAAGCGGGGTGTAATTGCTTATGGTGATGGCATCATCACCAATCGTAACACATTCCAGAAATATTATGAACAGGAAGAATTAAAAGTTTACATTGATCAAGTGTTAGGAGTGGATGCAATTCCTGTGGCTTTGGGGGTTTATTTTGTGTTTCGAGATGAAGCGGAAGCTGAGTTATTTCGCGCTTCTCGGTTTCGTTCCCGGGCGACTACTCCGAGAATCCGTCTTTGTGTGCAGCGGTTTGAGGAATATCAGGAATTGTTAACGCCGTTGATGAATTTTCTGACGGAACGGGGACGAATGCCTATTAAGGGGGAATTGCCTCAAGAAGCGGAAATTGCTGCGGAATTTGGGAGTTTACGCAGAGCCTTTAATGTGATTATCCAGGCAACTGATTCGGAAGAATGGCAAGCGATCGCTGATAAACGCCGTCAAGATTTGATGGTATATTTAGCATTATGTAATTTTAGCCGTCGTCCGCGATTAGGACAATTAGCTCCCGCAGTACAAGAGGATATTCTGGGTTTATATAGTAGTTATAAACAAGCTTGTATAGATGCAGATTTAATGTTAAAAAGTTTGGGAAATACAGAATTAATTATTAAACGTTGTCTAGAAAGTAAAGTAGGCAAAAAATTAGCTAATTCTCTTTGGGTGCATATTTCTGCATTACAAGCGGTTGATCCTTTATTACGTCTTTATGAAGGTTGCGCGAGTCGGACTATTGGACGGTTAGAAGAAGCAAATGTGATTAAGTTTCATTTGAAAACAGCGAAGATTTCCTATTTATTTTATCCTGATTTTGATATTAATCCGCATCCAATTTTATCAAAGGTGATGACAATTGATTTGCGAGATTTGCACGTTACTTATCAAGATTATGATCTGGAAGATGACCCACCAATTTTACATCAAATTGAGGCTTTAGTTACTGCTGATTATCCTCAGTATGAGAAGTTTGTGAAGTTAAGTTATCAAGAAGAAGATAGAGGACTTTTGGATAATTGGAAAAGTATTAGTCGTCTTTCTGGCTGGAAAAAATGTTTAAAGGAAAATTATACTGTAATCAATGGTTATAAGTTAGGTTGGTGTAAGGATGTGGATGCTTATAAGTTGAAGCTGCTTAAAGCTGCTGCGAAGACTCGACAAGGAAATAGGCTGAAGTTGCTTAAGTCTAAAGAGGGTGAGGTTTTGGAGGAGTGA
- a CDS encoding calcium-binding protein — protein MTGNTGNNILDGGLGTDTLIGGAGDDIYIVDTSTDTITENANEGTDTIQSSITLSIATLTNIENLTLTGTTAINGTGNAGNNVITGNTGNNTLDGGLGIDTLIGGAGDDIYIVDTTTDTITENANAGTDTIQSSITWSIATLTNIENLTLTGTTAINGTGNAGNNVITGNTGNNTITGGRGKDTLTGGLGIDRFDYRNLADSVFSSFDVITDFNATANNDLFLVSTARSVFSNVGSVATLNTTEIAAKLTNTAFVANSAAQFTFGTGANIRSFVAINDGTAGFSAATDAIIEVTGLTGTLALANFVTV, from the coding sequence ATTACTGGTAATACTGGTAATAACATCCTAGATGGTGGATTAGGTACAGATACCTTGATTGGTGGTGCGGGTGATGACATTTATATTGTTGATACCAGCACTGACACGATTACCGAAAATGCCAACGAAGGTACAGATACAATTCAATCCAGTATCACCTTGAGTATTGCCACTTTGACAAACATCGAAAACCTGACTTTAACGGGAACAACCGCAATTAACGGTACTGGTAATGCAGGTAATAACGTCATTACTGGTAATACTGGTAATAACACTCTAGATGGTGGATTAGGTATAGATACCTTGATTGGTGGTGCGGGTGATGACATTTATATTGTTGATACCACCACTGACACCATTACCGAAAATGCCAACGCAGGTACAGATACAATTCAATCTAGTATCACCTGGAGTATTGCGACCTTGACAAACATCGAAAACCTGACTTTAACGGGAACAACCGCAATTAACGGTACTGGTAATGCAGGTAATAACGTCATTACTGGTAATACTGGTAATAACACCATAACTGGCGGTAGAGGAAAAGATACTCTAACCGGAGGACTGGGAATAGACCGTTTTGATTACCGTAATTTAGCCGATTCTGTCTTCAGTAGTTTTGATGTGATTACAGACTTCAATGCTACTGCTAATAATGATTTATTCCTTGTTTCCACTGCCCGCAGCGTATTTTCCAATGTGGGATCTGTGGCAACACTGAATACAACGGAAATTGCAGCTAAGTTAACCAATACTGCTTTTGTAGCTAACTCTGCTGCTCAATTTACCTTTGGTACTGGTGCTAATATCCGTAGTTTTGTCGCTATTAATGATGGAACAGCAGGATTTAGTGCTGCTACTGATGCTATTATTGAGGTGACGGGCTTAACGGGGACTTTAGCATTAGCTAATTTTGTCACAGTTTAG
- a CDS encoding DUF2256 domain-containing protein, with the protein MERVRSKSDLPEKICVVCQRPFSWRKKWQDCWDEVKYCSERCRRRRSQAKNES; encoded by the coding sequence ATGGAGCGTGTTCGTTCTAAATCTGATTTACCTGAAAAAATCTGTGTAGTCTGTCAACGTCCATTTAGTTGGCGAAAAAAATGGCAAGATTGTTGGGATGAGGTGAAATATTGTTCAGAACGTTGCCGTCGTCGTCGTTCTCAGGCTAAAAATGAGAGTTAG
- a CDS encoding dynamin family protein has product MTIVAPTSAGKSTIINAIAGQDLLPSRNDAMTVLPTEIVFSREVTRPKLILDKALMTLLREVWRQLHQKLQRIGLKEAVEQATKNDFPRENVIREILNSSSVSSQSEVEESNSIQAELIRINDLLRLCGIFGVATDFLSSLSEIPRIEVPFPRQLSSLKDSGLGTLALVDTPGPSEDKSMNYPILLR; this is encoded by the coding sequence TTGACGATTGTTGCTCCAACCAGTGCGGGTAAGTCTACTATTATTAATGCGATCGCTGGACAGGATTTATTACCTAGTCGTAATGATGCGATGACGGTTTTACCTACGGAGATTGTTTTTTCTCGTGAGGTAACTCGTCCTAAGTTGATTCTGGATAAGGCTTTGATGACGCTTTTGCGAGAGGTTTGGCGACAATTACATCAGAAATTGCAACGAATTGGTTTAAAAGAAGCTGTTGAACAGGCTACTAAAAATGATTTTCCCCGCGAGAATGTAATTAGGGAAATTTTGAACAGTAGTTCTGTTTCTTCTCAATCTGAGGTGGAAGAATCAAATAGTATTCAAGCTGAATTAATCAGAATAAATGATCTACTGCGGTTGTGCGGTATTTTTGGTGTAGCTACAGATTTTTTGTCTTCCTTGTCTGAAATTCCTCGGATTGAAGTTCCTTTTCCGCGACAATTATCATCTCTAAAAGATTCGGGTTTGGGGACTTTGGCACTGGTGGATACCCCTGGACCTAGTGAGGATAAGTCTATGAACTACCCCATCTTACTTCGTTGA
- a CDS encoding HigA family addiction module antidote protein produces MTNHPVNQMRPVHPGEILREDFLTPLNMSVNALALALNVPASRMHEIVKERRSITADTAERLARFFGGDAASWLNLQAIYDLKTLPNRDEIIQRIQPRISEQIA; encoded by the coding sequence ATGACTAATCACCCAGTTAACCAAATGCGTCCCGTTCACCCAGGCGAGATTCTACGGGAAGATTTTCTTACTCCTCTTAATATGAGTGTGAATGCTTTAGCCTTAGCCTTAAATGTTCCTGCATCTCGTATGCACGAAATTGTTAAAGAACGTCGTTCTATTACTGCTGATACGGCGGAAAGATTAGCGCGGTTCTTTGGGGGTGATGCGGCTTCTTGGCTTAATCTTCAAGCAATTTATGATCTAAAAACGTTACCTAACCGTGATGAGATTATTCAACGAATTCAGCCCCGTATCTCAGAACAAATTGCCTGA
- the ribD gene encoding bifunctional diaminohydroxyphosphoribosylaminopyrimidine deaminase/5-amino-6-(5-phosphoribosylamino)uracil reductase RibD, producing MDNFSGVSPTSVSLPQNNQFVVKEMVCNNFDSQMMLRCVELARTALGRTSPNPLVGAVVVQDGKIVGEGFHPRAGEPHAEVFALRAAGERARGSTIYVSLEPCNHYGRTPPCSEGLINAGVSKVVVGMVDPNPLVAGGGIARLRAAGIEVIVGVEESACRRLNEGFIHRILYQRPLGILKYAMTLDGKIATTAGHSAWVTNQDARTEVHQLRAACDAVIVGGNTVRQDNPYLTSHQVEAHNPLRVVMSRSLNLPEQARLWDIQEAPTLVVTEVGSSETFQKMLRQKGVEVVVFNSLTPEAVMGHLYKRGFCSVLWECGGILAASAIAQGAVQKIMAFIAPKIIGGDYAPTPVGDLGLTNMTQALSLERVTWRVVGSDCLVEGYLTPKIT from the coding sequence ATGGATAATTTTTCCGGAGTCTCTCCAACATCTGTATCTTTACCCCAAAACAATCAATTTGTAGTCAAAGAAATGGTCTGTAATAACTTTGACTCTCAGATGATGCTGCGGTGTGTGGAATTAGCTCGCACTGCCTTGGGACGGACTTCACCAAATCCCCTGGTGGGGGCGGTGGTTGTTCAAGATGGAAAGATTGTGGGGGAAGGGTTTCATCCCCGTGCTGGTGAACCTCACGCCGAAGTTTTTGCCCTCAGAGCAGCAGGAGAACGGGCGCGAGGAAGCACTATTTATGTGAGTCTTGAACCTTGTAACCACTATGGACGCACTCCTCCCTGTTCTGAAGGGTTGATTAATGCTGGTGTATCTAAGGTGGTAGTGGGGATGGTTGATCCTAATCCCTTGGTTGCTGGTGGTGGGATTGCGCGGCTCCGGGCTGCTGGTATAGAGGTGATAGTTGGAGTAGAGGAATCGGCTTGTCGGCGATTAAATGAAGGTTTTATTCATCGTATTCTCTATCAACGACCTTTAGGGATTTTGAAATATGCTATGACCTTAGATGGCAAAATCGCCACTACCGCTGGTCATAGTGCTTGGGTAACAAATCAAGATGCTCGCACTGAGGTTCATCAATTGCGAGCTGCTTGTGATGCTGTAATTGTTGGTGGGAACACGGTTAGACAAGATAATCCTTATTTAACTAGCCATCAAGTGGAGGCTCATAATCCCCTGCGAGTGGTGATGAGTCGTAGTCTGAATTTACCAGAACAAGCTCGCCTATGGGATATTCAGGAAGCTCCTACTTTGGTTGTAACGGAAGTTGGGAGTTCAGAGACTTTTCAAAAAATGCTGCGGCAGAAAGGGGTGGAAGTGGTGGTATTTAATTCACTCACACCAGAAGCAGTTATGGGTCATTTATATAAGCGGGGTTTTTGTAGCGTGCTATGGGAATGTGGTGGTATTTTAGCAGCTAGTGCGATCGCTCAAGGCGCAGTTCAAAAAATTATGGCATTTATCGCGCCTAAAATTATTGGTGGCGATTATGCTCCTACACCTGTGGGAGACTTAGGTTTAACTAATATGACTCAAGCCTTATCTTTGGAGCGGGTAACTTGGCGTGTTGTCGGTTCTGATTGCTTAGTGGAAGGTTATTTAACACCAAAAATTACATAA
- a CDS encoding DUF29 domain-containing protein: MTTSLYETDFNLWIEQTVNQLKNGQIQDLDLENLIEEVQSMGSNDKREIKSRLIVLIMHLLKYKYQPKKKTKSWTSTIITQRNELELVLENSPSLNPFLKDNISECYQKARKNAARETKLPLTTFPLECPFTPEQIIDSDYFLDTNA, translated from the coding sequence ATGACCACGAGTCTGTATGAAACCGACTTTAATCTTTGGATAGAACAAACTGTTAACCAACTCAAAAATGGACAAATTCAAGACCTAGACCTAGAAAACCTAATTGAGGAAGTTCAATCAATGGGGAGCAATGACAAACGGGAAATTAAAAGCCGATTAATTGTTTTAATCATGCACCTATTAAAGTATAAATATCAACCAAAAAAGAAAACAAAAAGTTGGACTTCAACTATAATAACCCAAAGAAATGAACTCGAATTAGTCTTAGAAAACAGTCCTAGCTTAAATCCATTCCTTAAAGACAATATATCCGAGTGCTATCAGAAAGCACGAAAAAACGCCGCCAGGGAAACAAAACTACCCTTAACTACCTTTCCCCTAGAATGTCCCTTCACCCCAGAGCAAATCATAGACTCCGATTATTTCCTAGACACAAACGCTTAA
- a CDS encoding type II toxin-antitoxin system VapC family toxin, translating to MYLLDTNHCSRIIFGETNLIQQLELHSEAGVATSVIVRGELLYMAAKSQQTAANIQQVKAFLNSIDLYPINLSISDIYGDLKGKLINTFGPKEKAERRKFNIQTLGFGDNDLWIAATAIHYNLTIVSTDNDFRRIQQVSPFVLESWI from the coding sequence ATGTATCTTTTAGACACTAATCACTGTAGTCGCATCATCTTTGGTGAAACTAATCTTATCCAACAGCTAGAACTCCACAGCGAAGCCGGCGTTGCTACTAGCGTCATTGTCCGTGGAGAATTACTTTACATGGCAGCCAAATCTCAACAAACAGCCGCCAATATCCAACAGGTGAAAGCTTTTTTAAACAGCATTGATCTCTACCCTATTAATTTATCAATATCAGACATTTACGGCGATCTCAAAGGCAAACTTATTAATACATTTGGTCCTAAAGAAAAAGCAGAACGGCGAAAATTTAATATCCAAACTCTAGGCTTTGGAGATAACGATCTTTGGATAGCGGCTACCGCCATCCACTATAATTTAACTATAGTTTCCACAGACAATGATTTTCGACGTATTCAGCAAGTTTCCCCTTTTGTATTAGAGTCCTGGATTTAA
- a CDS encoding quinone-dependent dihydroorotate dehydrogenase: MDIYKALVGHFLFTLVKTDPEWLHKQTISSLNWLAKTSYYPANNCLNHLLYQSLSLQNPRLEQTILGMKFPNPLGLAAGFDKDGVGASLWHNFGFGFAELGTVTYHPQPGNPPPRLFRLPLDQAALNRMGFNNSGAVAMAARLTAAKQHLIHPIPIPIGINLGKSKITPLELAAQDYLESFRLLKDLGDYFVVNVSSPNTPGLRSLQDATMLSQILDMLQQENIAQKPIFVKIAPDLEWEAISDIINLAKTYQIAGLIATNTTISREGLKTQIIEKTGKSPQEEAGGISGKPVRDRSTEIIRYIYQQTQGQMPIIGVGGIFTAEDAWEKITAGACLVQTYTGWIYEGPMMVRRILAGLLTKLEENGLTSISQAIGISP; the protein is encoded by the coding sequence TTGGATATTTATAAAGCATTAGTTGGTCATTTTTTATTTACTCTGGTGAAAACAGACCCAGAGTGGTTACACAAACAAACTATTAGTAGTCTTAATTGGTTGGCAAAAACCAGCTATTATCCGGCTAATAATTGTTTAAATCATCTCCTTTACCAATCTTTATCTCTCCAGAACCCACGACTAGAACAAACTATACTGGGAATGAAATTTCCCAATCCCTTGGGTTTAGCGGCTGGATTTGACAAAGACGGTGTTGGCGCTAGTTTGTGGCATAATTTTGGGTTTGGTTTTGCTGAATTGGGTACTGTTACTTATCACCCCCAACCGGGAAATCCCCCCCCTCGGTTATTTCGTTTACCTTTAGATCAAGCGGCACTTAACCGGATGGGTTTTAATAATTCTGGTGCAGTCGCAATGGCCGCAAGATTAACAGCGGCAAAACAACATTTGATTCACCCAATCCCAATACCGATAGGAATAAACTTAGGTAAATCCAAGATAACACCTTTGGAATTAGCAGCCCAGGATTATCTAGAGAGTTTTCGATTACTGAAGGATTTGGGTGATTATTTTGTAGTTAATGTTTCCTCTCCCAATACACCGGGATTGCGATCGCTCCAGGATGCTACCATGCTCAGTCAAATCTTAGATATGCTACAGCAGGAAAACATCGCACAGAAACCCATATTTGTGAAGATAGCCCCGGATTTAGAATGGGAAGCAATATCTGACATTATTAATCTGGCTAAAACCTACCAAATTGCCGGTCTAATTGCTACCAATACCACCATCAGCCGAGAAGGACTCAAAACCCAAATCATTGAAAAAACTGGTAAATCCCCCCAAGAAGAAGCGGGAGGAATTAGCGGAAAACCAGTGCGCGATCGCTCTACGGAAATAATTCGCTACATTTACCAACAAACCCAAGGGCAAATGCCCATTATTGGTGTAGGTGGTATATTTACCGCTGAAGATGCTTGGGAAAAAATCACAGCCGGGGCTTGTCTGGTTCAAACTTATACAGGCTGGATATATGAAGGACCAATGATGGTACGCCGTATTCTTGCCGGTTTATTAACTAAACTCGAAGAAAACGGCTTAACATCCATCAGTCAAGCGATTGGGATTAGTCCGTAG
- a CDS encoding DUF1257 domain-containing protein, with the protein MSHFSTLRTKITDAEILKSSLRDLGISVKTEADVRGYNGQRLRSDIVAVLEGEYDLGWSRNSDGSFDLIADLWGVAKKHNQTELINSINQKYAVNKTLAEVKQRGLQNANVKLVLQ; encoded by the coding sequence ATGTCTCACTTTAGCACTCTGCGTACCAAGATCACCGATGCCGAAATTCTCAAATCTTCTTTGCGCGATTTAGGTATCAGCGTAAAGACTGAAGCTGATGTTCGTGGTTATAACGGTCAGCGTCTCCGTTCCGACATCGTTGCCGTATTGGAAGGCGAGTACGATTTAGGTTGGTCTCGCAACAGTGACGGTTCTTTTGACCTCATTGCTGACCTTTGGGGTGTTGCTAAGAAGCACAACCAGACCGAGTTGATCAACTCCATTAATCAAAAATATGCCGTTAACAAGACTTTGGCTGAAGTAAAACAGCGCGGTCTGCAAAACGCTAACGTTAAGTTAGTCTTGCAGTAA